In Triplophysa rosa linkage group LG7, Trosa_1v2, whole genome shotgun sequence, the following proteins share a genomic window:
- the stradb gene encoding STE20-related kinase adapter protein beta: MSFLDCTCISTHSQVQSISIEEQYEDISHQVSSSDVSPCSVLTADDDVTGLSTDPAHYQLLSHLGRGFNNLSQVSVSRHTPSGRLVVVKNTNLDECTEDELLHLMNEVLLSRLFRHPNLLTSRLVFSSCCELWVLSPLMSYGSADSLLRAYFPDGMSESLIAYLLYGVLKGLEYLHHMGYVHRGVKASHVLLSAEGRVCLSGLQSVYSLMKDGKRMRVVYDMPQHSPSLLPWLSPELLRQDLHGYGVKSDIYSLGILACELVTGRVPFQDMPPTLMLLQKLRGSHSCLLDVSPYPLGDLGALKVSRSGVDSGIGESVATGSLTRTATAERPQSPAPKNHSATLHNLVELCLQQQPDSRPSASALRTHPFFRQVKKHTRDSFLSLMYPAVPMSCPPDTPPSETPTKTCNSPSPTNNEPEDEMWDFS; the protein is encoded by the exons aGCAGTGATGTCTCTCCGTGTTCTGTGTTGACGGCTGACGATGACGTCACAGGTCTTTCCACTGACCCCGCCCACTATCAGCTGCTGTCACATCTGG GGCGGGGCTTCAATAACCTCAGTCAGGTGAGCGTGTCGCGTCACACTCCATCCGGTCGGCTGGTGGTGGTGAAAAACACAAATCTGGATGAGTGTACGGAAGATGAGCTCCTGCATTTGATG AACgaggttttgttgtccaggttGTTTCGTCACCCAAATCTTCTGACTTCCAGACTGGTGTTCAGCTCGTGCTGTGAGCTCTGGGTTCTGTCTCCGCTCATGAGTTACG GTTCTGCAGACTCTCTGCTCAGGGCGTATTTTCCAGATGGAATGAGTGAGTCTCTGATAGCGTATTTGCTGTATGGGGTGTTGAAAGGCCTGGAGTACCTGCACCACATGGGATATGTGCACAG GGGTGTGAAGGCAAGTCACGTGTTGTTGTCGGCAGAGGgtcgtgtgtgtttgtcaggacTTCAGAGTGTGTACAGTCTAATGAAGGATGGCAAGAGGATGAGGGTGGTGTATGATATGCCTCAGCACAGTCCGTCTCTTCTGCCATGGTTGAGTCCTGAGCTACTGCGACAG GATCTTCATGGCTATGGTGTGAAATCAGACATCTACAGTCTGGGAATCTTGGCTTGTGAGCTGGTCACTGGCCGGGTGCCCTTTCAAGACATGCCGCCTACTCTG ATGCTGCTTCAGAAGTTAAGGGGGTCTCATTCTTGTCTCCTCGACGTCTCCCCTTACCCACTCGGAGACCTCGGGGCGCTCAAAGTGTCCCGTTCTGGCGTGGATTCGGGTATCGGCGAGAGCGTCGCAACTGGAAGTCTGACTCGCACGGCCACCGCAGAGAGACCCCAGAGCCCCGCCCCCAAAAACCACTCGGCTACTCTGCACAACCTGGTCGAACTCTGCCTGCAACAACAGCCTGACAGCAG GCCCTCAGCAAGTGCTCTCCGCACCCACCCCTTCTTCAGACAG GTAAAGAAGCACACAAGAGACTCCTTCCTCAGTTTGATGTATCCAGCCGTGCCAATGTCCTGCCCTCCAGACACACCTCCATCTGAAACCCCTACAAAGACCTGTAACAGCCCCTCGCCCACCAACAATGAGCCAGAAGATGAGATGTGGGACTTTTCCTAA